A window from Citrus sinensis cultivar Valencia sweet orange chromosome 3, DVS_A1.0, whole genome shotgun sequence encodes these proteins:
- the LOC102623906 gene encoding polygalacturonase-like: protein MSTSTSLRIIFLTFLLILFFSSSLAIPLSYNVLSFGARPDGRTDSAKSILAAWAKACGSAEAATIYVPRGRYLLHNAVFQGQCKNNDITIRIDGTLVAPADYHVIGNAENWILFEHVNGVSINGGVLDGQGAGLWACKKSDNSNCPSGATTLRFSNSNNVVINGLASVDSQKFHIVINGCNHVKVQGVKVSASGDSPNTDGIHVQSSSGVTILDSKIGTGDDCVSVGPGATNLWIENVACGPGHGISIGSLGKEQQEAGVQNVTVTAVTFTGTKNGVRIKSWGRPSNGFARNILFQHALMNNVDNPIIIDQNYCPDNNNCPGQASGVKISDVIYQDIHGTSASEVGVKLDCSSKNPCTGISLEDVKLIYKNQPAEASCANADGSASGFILPNSCLKT, encoded by the exons ATGTCAACATCAACGTCTTTgcgtattatttttttaacatttcttTTGATTCTCTTCTTTAGTTCATCTTTAGCAATTCCCTTGAGTTACAATGTGCTGAGCTTCGGAGCCAGACCCGATGGCCGGACTGATTCAGCAAAATCCATTCTTGCTGCATGGGCTAAAGCCTGTGGCTCGGCGGAGGCCGCAACCATTTACGTGCCACGGGGGAGGTACTTACTACACAATGCTGTGTTTCAGGGCCAATGCAAGAACAATGATATTACCATACGTATTGACGGGACTCTGGTGGCTCCAGCTGATTATCATGTTATTGGAAATGCCGAAAACTGGATTTTATTTGAGCATGTTAATGGGGTTTCTATTAATGGCGGCGTTCTTGATGGCCAAGGTGCTGGCTTGTGGGCTTGTAAAAAGTCAGACAATAGTAATTGCCCCAGTGGCGCTACG ACACTTCGCTTTAGCAACTCAAACAACGTTGTGATTAACGGATTAGCATCCGTAGATAGCCAGAAATTTCATATTGTCATCAACGGATGCAACCATGTGAAAGTACAAGGGGTCAAAGTTTCGGCCTCCGGTGACAGCCCCAACACCGATGGCATTCACGTTCAATCATCAAGTGGTGTCACAATTTTGGACTCAAAAATTGGGACCGGTGATGATTGTGTATCAGTTGGCCCAGGCGCCACCAATTTATGGATTGAGAATGTCGCTTGTGGCCCTGGCCATGGTATtag CATTGGCAGCTTAGGCAAAGAGCAACAAGAGGCTGGAGTGCAAAATGTGACAGTAACAGCTGTGACATTTACAGGCACTAAAAATGGAGTGAGGATTAAGTCCTGGGGGAGACCAAGCAATGGATTTGCCAGGAACATTCTTTTCCAACACGCTCTTATGAACAATGTCGATAATCCAATCATAATTGATCAAAATTACTGCCCTGACAACAACAATTGCCCTGGACAG GCTTCAGGGGTTAAAATCAGTGATGTGATATATCAAGATATTCATGGAACTTCGGCATCGGAAGTTGGAGTAAAGCTCGATTGCAGTTCGAAGAATCCATGCACTGGAATTAGCTTGGAGGATGTGAAGCTCATTTACAAGAATCAACCAGCTGAAGCTTCCTGCGCCAACGCTGATGGATCGGCCTCTGGATTTATTCTGCCAAATAGTTGCTTGAAGACTTGA